The genome window ACTATTTGAACTGGTCCCATTTGTCCACATTTGGAACATATCCATCTAAAACATTTCCTTTCcatacacctctccaaatgtctcttaatcattgtaattgtacctgcctctgccactttctcaggcagcccattctacacactcaccaccctgaatgtgggagaaaaagttgccccttggttccctttaaattttccaCTCTCACCTTAACCCTATGCCTTCTAGCCTAGAAAAAGATTGTCACTATTCAACTTATCAATGAACCTCATGATTTTGTAAACCTTGATAAGGTTTATAACCTTCAGCTCATGCTCCATGGGGAAAAAACCTCCCTCTCCTTATAGTTCAAATGTTTTGGTCCCTGTAACATCCTTGTTACTATTTTCTGCACCTTTTCCAGCTTAAAgatattctttatataactagtcaaccagaactacacacaatactccaagagtggcctCGAACAGTTGTAATGCAACATCCCAACTCTTCTGCACAGTGTCCTGATGGATGGATGAAAGCAAGCATGACAAATGCCTTCatcatcctgtctacctgtgcctTCACTTTCACAGAATGTTGTACTTGCAGGCTTAGTTCTCTTATGTTCTACAGCATTCTCCATGGCACTGCCATGTGCTGTGTAAATCCTGCCCAGGGAGCATAGTGGTTAATACAGATGGTGGGTGGcatttccagcatcctctgtaaggagcttgtatatcCTCCTCATGAatgaataggttaattggtcattgtaaattatcctgtgattagtctagggtcAAAAAGGTTGGTTTCTGGATGATATGGCTCAATAGGCCAGAGAagtctgttccatgctgtatctctaaattatttttttttaactcaccAAAATGCAACGTTAAGGATGATTTTCGGATTGGAAATCTGACTGGTAGTGTACCacagggtttggtgttgggaccTTTCGTTGCTTCTAGTatttattaatgacttggatgttAATATAGGAGATGTGTGCCATGAATAGCAAGGAAGGTGAAAATCGGGCAGAGCGACAGCAGTTACAGTCTAATCCCGACAAGTGCAAGGTGACAAGGTCAAATAGGAGCGTGTATACAGTAACTTGAATGTAGCGGTACGGGGAGATAACGTCGTGAAGAATGCTTATAGCATGTTACCTCTGTAGGTTGAAGCATAGAAGTTAAAATGTTACATGGCAACTCTACAAACGCTGATTAgcctgcacttgaagtattgcatcagttctggtcactgttcCATGAAAAGAATGTGATTGTGCTGGATAGATGCCGGGGAGATGCACCAGCTCCGTGGAGTGTTTCGATGAGACTTTGGACGGCAAGCCTTGCTTTCCCTGGGGCGAAAGAGGGTGACCAGATATACTTGTCTGAAATTATAGATAGTCAAAATCGTTTCCCCTTGGTAGGGGTTTCATAAACAAGAAGTTATGAGGGAAGAACTTCAAAGGAGACCTAAAGGGTAtgatttttttacacagtggttgatatctggaactcTGTATGGGGAAGTGGTAGCATTGGGTACAATCACTATGTTTAATTGACATGAATTTTATTAAGTCTTTTCCAATTTTTATAAAGATAATTGGCAGTTAAAAAAATAGTTATTGCATGGTTAGATGAGAGACTAAATAATTTTCTATAAGTATTTCCAAAGTGTGTTTTGCTGTGTTCTTGCAACTCAAGACACTATTTTGATAAATTTTCTaacattttaaatacttctaactTATAGCAAGCTGCTTTGTGTGGATTATTTGATTACATTAAGGAGTTAAAATGTCAGAAACATCTCATAAACTCCTTAAAAAACATAAATGTGGATTGTGCAGAAAGAGTTGGTGGTCCAACAAAGCAATACAAATACCTGGATGAGAAAAGACCAATTTCACCCATATCAGAAAGCAGGTAAGTTGGTATTTTGATTTAGTTTCTGTATGGCTGTATTTGTAAGTTAACTTTTTAAGAAGTAAGAATACAATTATTGAAAATTCTTGGCTGGTCAGGGAGTATCTGTGGGGAGAGGGATTTAATATTTCATGaatgaaaacaaaatgctggagacacttgtagtcaggcaacatctggtgaaagaaaaatagagttaGCATTTTGGGTTAAAAGCAAAGGATCTTTGAGCTTTCCACAGCTCTCTGACCTGAGTGTTTTCAGTAaatgtttatttcagatttccagtattgaTAGCTTTTCATTTAATTTCTCAGGATATGGCTGTTGGTGGAGGCGTGCCACAATTTAAAACTGATTCATGCAGAAGTAGTTCCCAACTCCGTTTGATCCCCTACTCTGTATTAAATAAcatcacacacaagatgctggtagaacacagcaggctaggcagcatctatagggagaagcgctgtcgacgtttcgtttcggaagggtctcggcccgaaacatcaacagcgcttctccctatagatgctgcctagcctgctgtgttctaccagcattttgtgtgtgttgttgtttgaatttccagcatctgtagatttcctcgtgtttgctctgtaTTAAATAACTCATTTTAGTCATGGAGGTGATAGGAATGTTGCCATTGTTCTTGATGTTGATGTGTTGGAGAAAAATTGTTCAGCAATTTGCACAGCTGCTAGCTATCCAGAAGTTTCTACCAGTAACCTGGAGTAGCACAAGGACAGGGTTGGGTTCAGTTATGGTGCCTCCACAGGTGAATTGTTTACTGAAATTTAAATTCACTATGATACACAGCTCCTTGGATTTGTTACTACTGTGTCAACCTTGTTTTGGAGTGAGCTGATATTTCTGGGGAGACATTGAGTAAATTAGCTCTTTAACTGGCGGCATTGTTATCACGTGAATAAACACTTGCATGTTGTTGGATATAGATTCAGGCTCTGCTACGCTAAAGTTGAGGGTAAGAAACCCGGACAAAGTATTTTCCCTGCAGTTGGCTAAAACTATTGCTGATGAATTCCATACCTGCTGCAGCAATTCTGTCTGGTGACTCAAAAACTAGTGAAAACATAGCTAACAAAAAATCTGACAACAAAAGAGGTTGATGAGGAACTAGCTGAAACTAGTTTTAGCTAATTAGCCACACTTTTTTTTGGGTAACTTCAGGTATTTGTTACAAGATGATGTAACATTTGCAGGGGTCCATTGGAACACTTGTATACTAGCAGTTTTAAGAATGATCATTCGAAGTCTGACCAAGAAAGACAGATTATATCTCCCTTTGATCATCAGGCCTCGTGTAAATGTCGTGAAGGATACCATTGCTTCAGCTTGACAAAATTGGGTATTAGGCAACATTTTAAGCACTGTGCCGCTGCTTACATTTATCAGTAAACAGTTGTGGTCAAAGTTAAAGAATTTTTTTGAGTGCAATGTTCTTTGTAACATGAAGGAAAACTTAATATTTTGTAGCGATGAAACCTGCATTGAAGACTCGGGAAACGAAGAGGCTTTTGATATGAAAGTCGTGGTAAGTCAGTTGTATTGAGAACAAGGTATTTCCTTTGACTGTGTAATTAGGAAATATATATGTGCTGTAGTCTACTTCTGAAGTTAACAGCTCAGCACTATACACAATGTTATATGTGCTACATGTTTCCCGAAGGTAACCTGTACTTCACTTTCCTTAAGGATATCATTTTATAAATGCAAAGGTTTCTGGCGGTATCCTGAAATTGGTGATGACTACAGAACTTGTGAAGCACAGTGGATTCCTATTAATTGGACCATCGGTTAATTGtcccgcttatttgggacaactcttaaaggacaaaaactaatcaagaaaatagctgggatttcctTTGTTTACTTGGGACACTGTGCTGCTTAGTTGGACAAGAGGCTGTTCTGAACAGTTCCTAAGTAGCATCAATTGTGTACACTTGTGTGGCCATCAGACACTACACTGTGATTAAAGTGACTAGTTTTTAAATAGTCTCTTGCATACATTCAtgctcaaaaagcagtgatttttgtcgctgatagttggtgagaagtaAGCAGGAAGCAATTCAGAACTTTTTTGCTCactacagtttcaagcattcaggctttgaGATGCCAGAAACATCTGAAAGTGAAAATGAccatttcaacaagttaggagctGTGAAGGATTTGAAGGTATCGGCTATCATCTTGAATGTttcaatgaaagtgaagatttggaggaagcAATCATCAATATTATTGTActaaggcagtccattatctgcactaggtgtctgcactgattttgttcatcaaaagaacacggcagcatACATCGGCTGAATTcttccatcgataactattaggataTACTAGTAGTATTAGTAtagttctaatttattctgtatttcatttaaatacataatctgtTATTCAGTTAGCTTgtcttttctaatttttttttaactagtTCTACAAAACTTTGGCTAATTCGGctaccacttaattgggccaaaatgtcctaatgtgtcccaattaactggaatccacggTATATTGAATAGGTATTTCTAACTGTAACATTGTTTTATACTTCACTTTTTAAAAGCTAGAGCAAACTTGTTGAAGAACATTTAATTGTTTATACTGAGACAGAAGTAATCAAATGGATACTCAATTATAATTGTGTAAACAAGTGTGATGTTTGACAAACGTAAGATTATTTCACTCGTGTTTGTTTTAATGTCTTGGCCCAGAGCAAGCCAGCCAAAATCTGTTTACTGTTTTTCTGAATTGTTTGTGGCTCCATCAGATAATTTTATTCCTGGTACCCAATGAGCACTTCCTTCAAAGGACAGTTATTCAGCATCACTAAAAAAACTCTTGCTTATTTTCCATCCTGCACCAAATCCTTTTCATCTCTGACGTATAGTAAGTGAACAATTTTTTGGTTCCCTTAAGCTGCTCAGGTTTGAAATTATTGTCCTGGTTCtcaaagacaaaatgctggaggaactctgcaggtcaggcagcatctgtgaagggggatacacaatcgatgttttgggccaagaccattcatcaggcctgaaaaggaaggaggaagattttTAGCTCTTGCTGTGGTCCTGCCCTCCTTCTGTATTGAAACAATCTCATACAGCATCTTGAGTGAATGAAGCAATGAGCAAAATGTGGTATAAGAGCAAGAGGGCAATGAAACACAGTAACGTTGATATGCATTTTATTTGGAAGACCCAACTtaatctagagcaggggttcccaacctggagtccatggaccccttaatagtatttgtccatggcataacaaaggtagggaacctctgctctagagGCTTTTCCCTGAAAAGCCTAGCACAATATTTTAATTATGAGATATTGTAATCAAATCAATGCCAACATTTTCCACAAGGAATTAAACTTGTGCAACTGCCCCACCTATTCCCAATGCTTGCATTTCCCCTTTCAATACCTATCAAATTCATTTTTGAACAACCAATTGAATCTGCTTACATTTATCCCACTGCAGTGCACTCTACCTTCTAGCCACTTGCTGCTTTAGTTTAAAAGAAGATTACTTCCTTTCAGTTTTGTTTCTTCTATACCAGTCATTTTCATTTTTGCATCCTTTGAACCCTTGATCTTCTACcacaagatttttaaaaatctttttcaacTTCGTCTTGAGTCTGAATGATAAAATATCCTTATCAGATAAATCTCTCCCCACCCAATCTCTTTTCCAAGGAGAATAACCTCTGCCTCTTCAGTTTGTTCATAATATTAAAGACCCTCATCCGTGAAATTGTTTGGGTAAACATTTAAAACTTGTGTGCTCATAGAGTTTATTTGTATTTTAGCAACTTCAGAATGTACCACTTAATAGATGCTTTTTTTTGTAACTGAAACTGAACCAAAGTTTTATTTTTGCCATATTGAATACAAAGTTTCTGTTGGGGGGGATAAAAAACTGATTTAGGTTTTGCTGTATTTTATTACCAGCCACCATCAGTCAGGCCACTCTTTGTGAATCATAGCTTGAACTAGAAGTAGCTTGGATTTCATTTCACTAGTGAAGTTATTAATTGATGATTTGGAAGCATCTAACGAAGCAGGAATCTGACAATATTATGGCACTTGTCATgagacttgatttttttttgtgaaagTGTGAAAACGTCATAACTTGTTCAATGTTTCACTAGCCTGATGATGATGTCTTTCTTGAGCTGTCTTGGGTCATACTAAAATCTAGTTTTTATTGTTTGTATACCAGTTAGAGGAATGAAGCGTTGTAGCTAACTTATATACTCAATCATCATTCATGATATATGTTTTATTTGCAGGATAATAGCTACTTCATATCAGAAAAAGGGTCTGGAGGAAAGAAAAGGTACTCTAGGAAAATGCAGTACAGGAAAAAAGAGGAAAGATCTCTAAGGAGTGGTAAAAATAAAGGCCACCATGAAGCCAATGGTAAAAGTAAAGGTCACGTTAAAAATAAACAAGAGACAGTTGAACAAAAGGACCATTCCACACAAAATCTTCCTCACAATGCACCTTTTAACCAGAAAATCGAAGAAAAATTAGCAGACCTGGACAGTCTACAGAATTCCCACAGGCCATTAGATGAAGGGGAAGTTGAAGAAGCAGAGACTGTACTTTCTCTTAAGAGTCGCAAGTCTAATAAACATTCAAAAAGTATAATGATGCAAAAGAGGGAACACATAACTTCGCCAGAAGAGAATAATCTAGAAAGAATGGATTGTGAACTAACGACGCACCGTAAGTTCCTTTGTAATGGTACTGCTCAAAGGAATATTTCCCAAGATCGGGATCATCCTGTGGAACAAGCCAACAAAGACACAAATTTATCAATGGTGTCTCAGAAGAAGAAGTTTAAACTTTATAATGGGAATAGTTATTTTACTGCCTCACCATTGTaaaaagggtaataactgctttACCTGGTCACCATCAAAAGCCGTTATTTAAGAATGAACTAAATAACATCTGAATTGCAGTTACAAATGAATGGCACATTTGCACTAAATTATTCAGTCAATTATGGCTTGATACTATCAATAACTTTTACTGGGGAAGTATTTTCCATTGACTTTGAATCCAGAATTTTCACAAAGTATATTAATTTTAAGAATATTATGCAACAGAAACATATTGTCATTCTGTGGATGAACATTGTGAAAGTTGGAAAATATTCTTTTATACTCTGCAGAAGTAAGGTTTCAACATGATCCTTACTTATTGCCTGTGCCTAAAACTTTGTCCTGAAGCTAAAATCTTACAAATAAGTCAAACGGTTATTTTCTAAACCTACAGCATATAACAGGTAATTGTGAAATTTCGACCTTGCAGAAATCCTTTTGAGGCGATTTGTAATCAAGtattaatgttggaaaatgtttgTTCATCTGAATTGTTCATCGGAGCAATTTCTCCCAATGGCCCATTGAAGTTTTCCAGAAATTTATGtttttagttttatttatcaAAAGTTAATAGTGAAAATTAGAGAATGGAGAGTAGTTTTCTTTTAGATAGCAGTGTAAATAACCATTTCCTGTTAGTGATTCACATAAAATAACTTGtagtattttattttcctttgtcAAATAttaaaaaggtcagcacactctgtACCAAATTAGATAAACTTCTAAGTTGAGTTTATTTGTGTTTATATCATACGTATAGATTAATCggttatttttaaaatgttataatAGTTTTGATGTATTAAGGATCAGAATTGTTTTAAAACTGAAAATTATGATATTGTTTACATTTTACTATTTTATGACTGGTAATGCAGAAAATGAACAAAGATGACACCCATGCTTCAATTGTTATGGCTGCATATTGCCACTTGGGAATGAAAAACTGCACTATGAAATGAGAAACGTAAAACTAGATAATAGAGTAAGAATTTTGTTATTGGCTAAATGTTTGCACAGAGATCCATAAACCATATGCTTTTGAAAAATTTGTTTCCATATTTCCTTGGATTAGCTATGTTGCATGTAGTTTATAGTGAGGAGCACATATTTATTGCATCATAAGGTTGATGCAAAGAAATATGTGATCTTTGTAAATATCTTTAATGAATCTGTACTTTTCCATTCAAATGATTTGTGTTCATTAAACATGAGAAATGATTTACATTTATATAACAACTTTAACATAAGCATTCTAAGGTATATCACAACAGTGATGTCCAATATAATTAGGCAGTAAGTTCTATTAGAAAGTAAAGGAACTTTTGCAGGATCACAGAGAGGAGGGTAAACAGGATAATATTACAAGTTAAATCAAGAAGAAACCAAGTCAATTGAAGAATGAACCAAGGCAGGGATGGAATCAAACTATCTCAAGAATTACGTTTCCCAAAGTTGTTAAAATATATTCACATAAAAAGGATCTAACTATTCAAAGTTACCTCTGCAGTGAAGTTAGAATTATAAATTCCTGTAAGTTACCATTGTGAATAATTAAGTATACACTTAAAGATTTCAGTTCATTTTAATCATATGTGATTTAGGCAAAGTCTTTTTATATCTCCTCTTTCTTTCTCAAACTTTTTGGAGTCCTTGATGCAGATGATTATATCATTCTCTGCCAACATTTCACAACTGGCCTCCAGTTGTGACTGCACagctcctgatgaaggatctcggcccaaattatcaactgtttactctaacACTGATgctggctgcctggcctgctgagttcctccagcattttgtgtgtgttgctttcatttccagcatctgcagattttctcttgttggggACGACACATTATTTATTCTTCTCTTATCTATTTAGTAATCATGGCTGGAGAATTACCTCCAATGATAAACTTTACTATGCCTACACTACTATATCTCCTGTCCTGCAAGGATTGATCATTGGTCACTTTTCAATTTGTATGTTCTACTGAGAACACACATCTCACATTGAAGAAGAGGATGGGATAATGAAGAAATACTGTTAACAAAAGTTGTCAAGACTGTCTAGGATGTCCAGTGAGTACATGACTGATTTGTttagggaatcagaatcaggtttattatcactggcttatgacatgaaatttgttaacttagcagcagcagttcaatgtaatacataatctagcagagaaaaagataataaataaaataaaaatgataaaCAAGTAATTTGattatgcatattgaatagattttttaaaacctgcaagaacagaaatactgtgtatttttaaaaagaattgtccaaagattcaatgtccatataGGAACCAGATGgtagagggggaagaagctgttcctgaatcactgagtgtgtgccttcaggcttctgtacctcctacctgatggtaacagtgagaaaagggcatgccctgggtgctggaggtccttaataatggacgctacctttctgagactctgctccctgaagatgtcttgggtactttgcaggcaagtacccaagatggtgctgactagatttacaaccttttgcagctgcttttggtcctgtgcagtagcccttccatagcagacagtgatgcagcctgtcagaacgctctccacggtacaactatagaagtttttttgagtgtatttgttgacatgccaaatctcttgtaACTCCTAATAAAGTTTAGCTGCTCTTGCCtcttttataactgcatcgatatgttgggaccaggttagatgtTCAGATATCTTgaaacttctgatccctctttgaggattggtatgtgtttctgcattttacccttcctgaagtccacaatcagctctttcgtcttactgacgttgagtgtcaggttgttgctgcggcaccactccattagttagcatatctcactcctgtacaccctcagagGTGGAATGATTGTGGTTGGACAAGAGAGCagtctgattggctgcatcaccatctggtatggggggggggggagcaattGCCAGGATCAAGGCAAGCtgaggagttgtaaaattagtcaactccgTCATGgttactagcctctgtagtatcaaatatcttcaaggagcaatgcctcagaaaggtggcatccatcattaacaacTCCCACCACCCaaaacatgctgtcttctcattgttaccatcaggaagaaagtacagaagcctgaagggaggCACAtggcgattctggaacagcttctccaCTTGTGCCatctgatttccaaatggacattgaacttatgaacactacctcactttttttaatttctgtttttgcactacttatgtatataatagttaaattaagtacttactgtaattcagttttttctatatCATTTATTGccttatactgctgctgcaaagttaaaaaTTCTcgtatgtcaatgatattaaacctgattctgaaacgcAGATTCAAGCACAGCAAAAATAAACTAAG of Hypanus sabinus isolate sHypSab1 chromosome 6, sHypSab1.hap1, whole genome shotgun sequence contains these proteins:
- the LOC132395955 gene encoding TATA box-binding protein-associated factor RNA polymerase I subunit D-like; this translates as MEDLKSGEDEQIYIEDDDEGSVLLFSDKENEAKDLQQTTDTIVVNKQAGPAVSSTEGDLITKVCKPVDQDISPSLSDGSNSVDSLFKTQCASTPERNKSTPNTGTFLTQLEFKSQNELDSESSSDSDEGLWRPSFLKVGEVRRRWRSKRSRSRYTRKKHGLPRGRLQASMSAVEKKRKLRERGLEFPFLQKEYGKKDLPFKMIFTYEQAALCGLFDYIKELKCQKHLINSLKNINVDCAERVGGPTKQYKYLDEKRPISPISESSDETCIEDSGNEEAFDMKVVDNSYFISEKGSGGKKRYSRKMQYRKKEERSLRSGKNKGHHEANGKSKGHVKNKQETVEQKDHSTQNLPHNAPFNQKIEEKLADLDSLQNSHRPLDEGEVEEAETVLSLKSRKSNKHSKSIMMQKREHITSPEENNLERMDCELTTHRKFLCNGTAQRNISQDRDHPVEQANKDTNLSMVSQKKKFKLYNGNSYFTASPL